Proteins from a single region of Dyadobacter fanqingshengii:
- a CDS encoding UvrD-helicase domain-containing protein → MFKVYSSSAGSGKTYTLTKEYLKLALHSNSDTYFRHILAVTFTNAAANEMKDRILLMLRIFSDSFNSDAVPHPMLRDVVTEMYPDTLQDKSLFEGACQLIAGRAQLVFRQILHRYSDFSVMTIDKFTQRLISSFTDELGIPFIFETQLDSDLLDDAVDRLLARIGQEGEEVLTEIVEKYYRENAEDGKSWGTLPMQIRGTAGTLLSEQSYMQMKRVEDLKMQDWITIRNQMRTFVREREAYIAKLSKNAFELIQSTLLTEKDFHQSGRGIYGYFRDRAEEKKLWAEPNSYVYKAIGEGVWYGAKTPILIKDEIEKVRTDLENYFHQIENVRTSEAQKITLYGQLDRHIYNLSLLGEIRKEFDALLKQNNQVHISDFNRKIVEIVGREPVPFIFERLGERYNHILVDEFQDTSKLQFANLLPLIENALSGGYFNLIVGDAKQSIYRFRGGDMDLILHLATSQVAALATVLGNSSYNAERLLSLDNYLDVNHLKVNRRSRREITDFNNKFFAFIAETVGDDNVLIKDVYDQNFQQEIPESVPNGGHVEIEFLEMQDDNDDTDEGAPSDSIVRRSLELVTELRAEGYDWRDMAILCRKKKEATALASTLKEAGLPLISDDALSLGYSRSVHFIISFMKVLLSADHRLARYEAAYLFHHVIRRENPAASEYEQIRILCEESGLDTFLEYFKKWNINLSSFRMRQLSVFELSEQLMQRFGLFDNHFENEYLFRFLDVVLDFGNRKSNHLGDFLTYWESARHKLSITIPEETDAIRITTIHKSKGLEYPVVIVPYAHWKVTPNAKLDRLWLDLDEVDYEELTLAGQPGYAPKKLRSSMVSVVKDLENTVIATQYTDERTRTLVENLNLLYVAFTRPVQRLYILAKRERRWESGQQVSNWLQNYLAQQDFEPAWNENESKYVIANGHSALMHAHRKSDAQPFVLNHILSNDRTESLRLRRMADRIFDVETFEPKHDRLQKIRYLLTRLKTISDLPLALDRLVGEGIFTRSETAEIEAQTSDLLSDPDLLSLYQDVTKVQTNKELLIPGGKLLHIDRVVQRPDGEFIFMSFVGGSNADEPRRHLRKLIKTYEGAGKQCRGVLITLENELVEWISGKGTE, encoded by the coding sequence GTGTTTAAAGTTTATAGTTCATCGGCAGGGTCGGGTAAGACGTATACGCTTACAAAAGAGTATCTAAAACTCGCCCTGCACTCGAATTCTGACACTTATTTCAGGCATATCCTGGCTGTGACATTCACAAATGCAGCAGCCAATGAAATGAAGGACCGCATCTTGCTCATGCTGCGGATTTTTTCCGATTCTTTCAATTCCGATGCCGTTCCGCATCCCATGCTGCGCGATGTGGTGACGGAAATGTACCCGGACACACTCCAAGACAAATCATTGTTCGAAGGCGCCTGCCAGCTGATCGCAGGCCGGGCGCAACTCGTTTTCAGGCAGATCCTGCACCGTTATTCCGACTTTTCGGTGATGACGATCGACAAGTTCACGCAGCGGCTCATCAGCAGCTTTACGGATGAACTCGGCATTCCATTTATCTTTGAAACGCAGCTGGACAGCGATCTGCTGGATGACGCAGTGGACCGTTTGCTGGCACGCATAGGGCAGGAAGGTGAAGAAGTGCTTACCGAAATTGTTGAGAAATACTATCGTGAAAATGCCGAGGACGGGAAAAGCTGGGGCACATTGCCCATGCAGATCCGCGGCACTGCCGGCACATTGCTGAGCGAACAAAGCTACATGCAGATGAAGCGTGTGGAAGATCTCAAAATGCAGGACTGGATCACGATACGAAACCAGATGCGCACTTTTGTTCGCGAACGCGAGGCGTACATTGCAAAATTATCGAAGAATGCTTTTGAATTAATACAATCCACTCTCCTTACCGAAAAGGATTTTCATCAAAGCGGAAGAGGAATTTACGGTTACTTCCGCGACCGCGCCGAAGAGAAAAAGCTCTGGGCGGAACCCAACTCTTACGTTTACAAAGCCATTGGGGAAGGCGTTTGGTATGGTGCCAAAACACCTATTTTAATCAAGGACGAAATCGAGAAGGTCAGGACAGATTTGGAAAACTATTTTCACCAGATCGAGAATGTCAGAACTTCGGAAGCACAGAAAATTACGCTTTACGGGCAGCTGGACAGGCACATTTATAACTTGTCGCTGCTGGGAGAGATCAGGAAGGAGTTTGATGCGCTTTTAAAACAAAATAATCAGGTCCATATTTCTGATTTCAATCGCAAAATCGTTGAGATAGTGGGGCGTGAGCCTGTTCCGTTTATTTTTGAAAGGCTGGGAGAGCGGTATAACCACATTCTGGTCGACGAATTCCAGGATACATCCAAGCTGCAATTTGCCAACTTGCTTCCGCTTATAGAGAATGCATTGTCTGGTGGTTATTTCAATTTGATCGTAGGCGATGCCAAGCAATCGATTTATCGGTTCCGGGGCGGCGATATGGATCTCATTCTCCATCTTGCTACGAGCCAGGTCGCGGCGCTTGCCACAGTGCTGGGCAACAGCTCGTATAATGCCGAGCGGTTACTTAGCCTGGATAATTATCTCGACGTTAACCATTTGAAAGTAAATCGCAGAAGCCGTCGCGAGATCACCGATTTTAATAATAAATTCTTTGCTTTTATTGCGGAAACCGTCGGTGATGACAATGTGCTCATTAAGGACGTATATGATCAAAATTTTCAGCAGGAAATTCCGGAAAGCGTGCCCAATGGCGGACACGTAGAAATTGAGTTTCTTGAAATGCAGGACGATAATGACGATACAGACGAGGGCGCTCCGTCGGATAGTATCGTGAGGCGTTCCCTTGAACTTGTAACTGAGCTCAGGGCAGAGGGATATGACTGGCGCGATATGGCCATTTTGTGCCGAAAGAAAAAGGAAGCGACCGCGCTGGCCAGCACATTAAAAGAAGCCGGTTTGCCTTTGATTTCGGACGATGCGCTCTCGCTGGGTTATTCCCGTTCCGTCCATTTTATCATATCATTTATGAAAGTGCTGCTCAGCGCCGATCACCGGTTGGCGCGTTACGAGGCGGCTTATTTGTTTCATCACGTAATTAGAAGAGAAAACCCGGCGGCGAGCGAATACGAGCAGATTCGCATTTTGTGCGAAGAAAGCGGTTTGGATACATTTTTGGAATATTTCAAAAAATGGAACATTAACCTGAGTTCTTTCCGAATGCGGCAACTGTCTGTCTTTGAATTGAGCGAACAGTTAATGCAGCGTTTCGGATTGTTCGACAACCATTTCGAAAATGAGTATTTGTTTCGCTTTCTGGATGTGGTCTTGGATTTTGGGAATAGAAAAAGCAATCACCTGGGCGACTTTCTGACTTACTGGGAATCTGCAAGGCACAAACTTTCCATCACCATCCCCGAGGAAACGGACGCGATTCGCATTACCACCATTCACAAATCCAAAGGCCTCGAATACCCCGTGGTAATAGTGCCATATGCACATTGGAAAGTGACGCCCAATGCCAAGCTGGACCGTCTCTGGCTCGATCTGGATGAAGTGGATTATGAAGAGCTCACATTAGCCGGACAGCCCGGTTATGCCCCTAAAAAGTTGCGCAGTTCAATGGTGTCTGTGGTTAAAGATCTCGAAAATACGGTCATAGCAACGCAGTATACAGATGAGCGAACACGCACATTGGTTGAAAATCTCAACTTGCTTTATGTGGCTTTTACACGGCCGGTGCAGCGTTTGTATATATTAGCCAAACGGGAACGTCGGTGGGAATCGGGGCAGCAGGTGAGCAACTGGCTGCAAAATTATCTGGCCCAACAGGACTTCGAGCCCGCCTGGAATGAAAATGAATCCAAATATGTCATTGCCAATGGGCATAGCGCGCTGATGCATGCGCATAGAAAATCGGATGCTCAACCATTTGTGTTAAACCATATTCTCAGCAACGACCGCACAGAATCATTGCGCCTCCGCAGAATGGCTGACCGGATTTTCGACGTAGAAACATTTGAGCCGAAGCACGACCGCTTGCAGAAGATCCGCTATCTGCTAACCCGGCTTAAAACCATCTCAGACTTGCCGCTCGCGCTGGACCGATTGGTGGGTGAAGGGATTTTCACCAGATCGGAAACAGCAGAGATTGAGGCGCAAACAAGTGATTTACTAAGTGATCCTGACTTATTAAGCCTTTATCAGGATGTTACTAAGGTGCAGACCAACAAGGAATTGCTTATTCCCGGAGGCAAACTGCTGCACATCGACCGGGTTGTCCAGCGACCCGATGGCGAGTTCATTTTCATGTCGTTTGTGGGTGGCAGCAATGCGGACGAACCCCGCCGGCATTTGCGAAAACTGATCAAAACGTATGAGGGTGCAGGTAAGCAATGCCGAGGCGTGCTGATCACGCTGGAAAACGAACTGGTGGAGTGGATTTCCGGCAAAGGGACTGAATAG
- the hisG gene encoding ATP phosphoribosyltransferase yields MNDNILRIAIQKSGRLSEDSLKLIKECGIRFDNGAGKLKTDATNFPAQILFLRDDDIPGYVEDGVAHLGIVGENVSEESNRNVDTVHKLGFSKCRLSIGVLREHDYNNVTDLEGKSIATTYPRLLEKYLSSNNVKAQIHEISGSVEIAPSIGLADAVCDIVSSGSTLLSNGLKEVETIFRSEAVMIASKHLSDVQKDLLDQLLFRIKSVQAAKNNKYILLNCPTSAVESITKFLPGMRAPTILPLATEGWCSLHSVINENEFWENIEKIRQAGAEGILVIPIEKMIL; encoded by the coding sequence ATGAATGACAACATATTAAGAATTGCAATACAAAAGTCCGGAAGATTAAGTGAAGACTCGCTGAAACTGATCAAAGAGTGTGGGATTCGGTTTGATAATGGTGCCGGGAAGTTGAAAACGGACGCTACGAATTTTCCCGCACAGATCCTTTTCCTCCGGGACGATGACATTCCGGGATATGTTGAAGACGGCGTCGCGCATCTGGGCATCGTGGGTGAGAATGTATCTGAGGAATCGAATCGCAATGTCGATACAGTTCACAAATTGGGTTTTTCCAAATGCAGATTGTCGATCGGCGTGCTGAGAGAGCATGATTATAACAATGTTACGGACCTGGAAGGCAAAAGCATTGCGACGACCTATCCGCGTTTGTTGGAAAAATATCTTAGTTCTAACAATGTTAAGGCACAAATTCACGAGATCAGCGGGTCAGTGGAAATTGCGCCGAGCATTGGTTTGGCAGATGCAGTTTGTGACATTGTAAGTTCGGGAAGCACACTTTTGAGTAACGGTTTGAAAGAAGTAGAGACGATTTTCCGGTCTGAGGCGGTGATGATCGCCAGTAAGCATCTTTCGGACGTTCAAAAAGATCTGCTTGACCAATTGCTTTTCCGTATCAAGTCGGTTCAGGCTGCGAAAAATAACAAATACATTCTGCTCAATTGCCCAACCAGCGCGGTGGAAAGCATTACCAAGTTTCTTCCGGGAATGCGCGCCCCAACGATCCTGCCCCTTGCGACAGAGGGCTGGTGTTCTTTGCATTCGGTGATTAACGAAAATGAGTTTTGGGAAAACATTGAGAAAATCAGACAGGCTGGTGCGGAGGGCATTCTTGTTATTCCAATTGAAAAAATGATCTTGTAA
- the hisC gene encoding histidinol-phosphate transaminase: MKNTFDLNKILRPHILSLAPYSSARDEYTGHSGIFLDANENPYGSVTEENYNRYPDPYQAEIKHKLSPIKNISTDRIFLGNGSDEPIDLLTRATCTPGQDHVMILPPTYGMYEVSASIHDVIIDKVSLTTDYQINVEAVLHAITPKTKIIWICSPNNPTGNVMQADAIRTILESFDGLVVVDEAYIDFTDTPSWIQHLEQFPNLVVLQTFSKAWGLAGIRVGMCFASPDLIRILNKIKPPYNISLPAQRALLEGLQGIDKKDKMITEILKERTFLCNMLTDLSLVIKVHATDANFLLVQFDEAKAIMDYLIHEEIIVRDRSRVHLCDGCLRITVGTRDENEALIESLKKYQQKSVAA, from the coding sequence ATGAAAAATACATTTGACCTCAATAAAATCCTTCGTCCCCACATACTTTCACTCGCACCGTATTCTTCGGCAAGAGATGAATACACGGGGCATTCGGGCATTTTCCTGGATGCGAATGAAAACCCGTACGGATCTGTGACAGAGGAGAACTATAACCGTTATCCCGATCCATATCAAGCCGAAATCAAGCATAAACTGTCGCCGATCAAAAACATTAGCACCGACCGCATTTTCCTAGGAAACGGCAGCGATGAACCAATAGATTTGCTTACCAGGGCAACCTGTACGCCCGGTCAGGATCACGTCATGATCTTACCGCCGACGTATGGAATGTATGAAGTAAGCGCTTCCATTCACGATGTGATCATTGATAAGGTTTCGTTAACGACTGATTATCAGATTAATGTGGAGGCGGTTCTTCATGCGATCACGCCGAAAACGAAAATCATCTGGATCTGTTCTCCCAATAATCCGACAGGCAATGTGATGCAAGCCGACGCGATCCGCACAATCCTGGAAAGCTTTGACGGCCTGGTAGTTGTGGATGAAGCTTACATTGATTTTACAGACACGCCTTCCTGGATACAACATTTGGAACAATTCCCGAATCTGGTCGTGCTGCAAACATTCTCCAAAGCATGGGGACTGGCAGGGATCCGTGTGGGAATGTGCTTCGCAAGTCCCGACCTGATCCGCATCCTGAACAAGATCAAACCGCCCTATAACATAAGCCTGCCTGCTCAGAGAGCATTATTGGAAGGTTTGCAGGGAATTGATAAAAAAGATAAAATGATCACAGAAATTCTTAAAGAAAGGACTTTTTTGTGTAACATGTTAACGGATTTATCGTTGGTGATTAAAGTGCATGCAACGGATGCCAATTTCCTGCTCGTACAATTTGATGAAGCAAAGGCCATTATGGATTATCTGATCCACGAGGAAATCATCGTCAGAGATCGGTCCCGCGTCCACCTTTGCGACGGATGTTTAAGAATTACCGTCGGAACACGTGACGAAAATGAAGCCTTAATAGAGTCATTGAAAAAATATCAGCAGAAAAGTGTAGCTGCTTAG
- the hisD gene encoding histidinol dehydrogenase: MNIIPFPGKDQWPALLARPVQEAQDIEAKVNPILEKVRNEGDQGIRELALKFDKTVLDNIAFTEAELAGAADQLDESLKQAIGQAYQNIYKFHEAQLQPAEKIETMPGVTCWRKSVGIEKVGIYIPGGSAPLFSTVLMLGIPAKIAGCKEVVLCTPSDHPAILYAAQLVGVTKAFRIGGAQAIAAMAYGTESVPKVYKIFGPGNQYVTTAKMLISKEGVAIDMPAGPSEVAVYADDTAVPAFVAADLLSQAEHGPDSQVLLVSTSKKLLSSVNLTLSSQMDKLPRRDLAAQSIANSKAILLENEQDAIELLNQYAAEHLILSVENAEEVSEKIVNAGSIFLGNYTPESCGDYASGTNHTLPTNGYARAYSGVSVDSFVKKITVQNITKEGIGNIGPVVEAMAEAESLDAHKRAVSIRLKSLL; this comes from the coding sequence ATGAATATTATTCCATTTCCTGGAAAAGACCAATGGCCCGCATTGCTGGCCCGGCCCGTCCAGGAAGCACAGGATATTGAAGCGAAAGTAAATCCGATCCTCGAAAAGGTGCGGAATGAAGGTGATCAGGGCATTAGGGAACTGGCGCTGAAATTTGACAAGACAGTGCTGGACAACATTGCTTTCACCGAAGCTGAACTGGCTGGGGCAGCGGATCAGCTTGATGAATCGTTGAAACAAGCCATAGGGCAGGCTTATCAGAACATCTACAAATTTCACGAAGCCCAGCTCCAACCCGCTGAAAAGATAGAGACAATGCCTGGCGTAACTTGCTGGCGGAAGAGTGTCGGCATTGAAAAAGTGGGCATATACATCCCCGGCGGCTCCGCACCATTGTTCAGCACAGTGTTAATGTTGGGAATCCCTGCGAAAATTGCAGGTTGCAAAGAGGTTGTATTATGCACGCCCTCGGATCATCCCGCAATTCTATATGCGGCCCAACTCGTGGGTGTAACCAAAGCATTCCGGATAGGAGGGGCGCAGGCGATTGCCGCTATGGCCTACGGAACGGAAAGCGTGCCGAAAGTTTACAAAATATTTGGTCCTGGAAATCAATATGTTACCACGGCCAAAATGCTGATCAGCAAAGAAGGCGTTGCCATTGATATGCCTGCCGGACCTTCGGAAGTTGCCGTTTATGCGGATGATACTGCGGTTCCAGCGTTTGTTGCGGCGGATCTTTTGTCACAGGCAGAGCACGGGCCGGATAGCCAGGTGCTGCTCGTTTCGACGAGTAAAAAGCTTTTGTCATCGGTTAACCTGACATTATCCTCGCAGATGGACAAATTGCCCAGACGTGATCTGGCTGCCCAATCCATTGCGAACAGTAAAGCCATTCTGCTTGAAAACGAGCAAGATGCGATTGAGCTGCTTAATCAATACGCGGCAGAACATTTGATTTTAAGCGTTGAAAATGCAGAAGAAGTCTCGGAAAAAATAGTGAATGCAGGTTCCATTTTCCTGGGTAATTACACGCCTGAGTCGTGCGGCGACTATGCGTCCGGGACCAATCACACATTACCCACAAACGGTTACGCAAGGGCATATAGTGGAGTTTCTGTGGATAGTTTTGTAAAAAAAATCACCGTTCAGAACATTACGAAAGAGGGGATTGGCAACATTGGCCCGGTAGTAGAAGCCATGGCAGAAGCCGAGTCGCTGGATGCCCACAAAAGAGCCGTTAGCATCCGGCTAAAAAGTCTTTTGTAA
- a CDS encoding class I SAM-dependent methyltransferase produces MKSIISLVLRYIPRPYLQLVGHWVARFLSIFYIGNNVECPVCESHYRKFLPYGRNTSSRENALCPSCLSLERHRLMGLYLKRKTNFFSANLKVLHVAPEYCFIDRFEQMKNLDYITADIESPLAKVKMDIHSIPFPENTFDVAFCNHVMEHVDDYILAISELHRVLKPGGWALIQSPQDMKYEVTYEDVTITDPKEREKYFLQNDHLRLFGRNYGRELEKGGFTVKEDRFVMDELTKAEVSRYALPGEEIVYFCQKQ; encoded by the coding sequence ATGAAATCCATCATTAGTTTAGTATTAAGGTATATTCCCCGGCCCTATCTCCAACTGGTCGGTCACTGGGTTGCCCGTTTTCTCAGCATTTTTTACATCGGAAATAACGTTGAATGTCCTGTGTGCGAAAGCCATTACCGGAAATTCCTTCCATATGGCCGTAACACTTCCAGCCGTGAAAACGCCCTTTGCCCGAGTTGCCTGTCCCTGGAACGGCACAGATTAATGGGGCTGTATCTCAAAAGAAAGACTAATTTCTTCTCCGCAAATCTCAAAGTCCTGCACGTAGCGCCGGAATACTGCTTCATCGATCGCTTTGAGCAAATGAAAAATCTGGATTACATCACGGCGGATATTGAATCGCCGCTGGCGAAGGTGAAGATGGACATTCATTCGATTCCATTTCCTGAAAATACATTTGATGTGGCATTTTGTAATCACGTAATGGAGCACGTGGATGATTACATTTTAGCAATCAGCGAACTGCACCGCGTCTTGAAACCCGGCGGCTGGGCATTGATCCAATCGCCGCAGGATATGAAGTATGAAGTGACTTATGAGGATGTTACAATCACGGATCCAAAAGAAAGAGAAAAGTATTTTCTACAAAACGACCATTTAAGATTGTTTGGAAGAAATTATGGCCGCGAGCTGGAGAAAGGCGGTTTCACTGTGAAAGAAGATCGCTTTGTGATGGATGAGCTGACAAAAGCGGAGGTTAGCCGCTATGCTTTGCCTGGTGAGGAGATCGTCTATTTCTGCCAAAAACAATAA
- the hisS gene encoding histidine--tRNA ligase codes for MSKPSLARGTRDFGPEQMAKRTFIFDTIRRSFQRYGFLPLETPAFENLSVLMGKYGDEGDQLLFKLLNSGDFSGKLTDSDWQEGYKPLTSKISEKGLRYDLTVPFARYVVMNRGTLVMPFKRYQIQPVWRADRPQKGRYREFYQCDADVVGTDSLLCEAEIVLLLHEILPALGINDFTVKINNRKILTGIADMIGAHGMEGPLCVAIDKLDKIGKDKVVEELLERGFSNESLTQLDPVFTLSEGAEPFTALKNWLGSSEIAMKGVQELEEVWDLVKVLGLENPKIQFDVTLARGLSYYTGAIFEVKANNVQIGSISGGGRYDNLTGTFGVPGISGVGISLGVDRIYDVMEELNLFPENQKTATKVMISNFDQPAFRFGLSVLPKLRAAGINAEIYPDSVKLKKQLDYADRKNIPFVVLIGSDEMETGQLTLKNMKTGEQQKLNADDIIASLAENNN; via the coding sequence ATGAGTAAACCATCCCTTGCCCGCGGCACCCGAGACTTCGGTCCCGAACAAATGGCAAAACGTACTTTTATTTTTGACACCATCCGCCGCTCTTTCCAACGATACGGATTTTTGCCTCTGGAAACACCAGCATTCGAAAATCTCTCGGTGTTAATGGGCAAATATGGGGACGAAGGCGACCAGCTTTTATTCAAGTTGCTGAACTCAGGGGATTTCAGTGGAAAGCTTACCGATTCGGACTGGCAGGAAGGTTACAAGCCACTCACTTCAAAAATTTCAGAAAAAGGACTTCGCTATGATCTTACGGTTCCTTTTGCCCGCTATGTGGTGATGAACCGGGGAACATTGGTGATGCCTTTCAAAAGATATCAGATCCAGCCCGTTTGGCGCGCAGATCGCCCTCAGAAAGGCCGTTACCGTGAATTTTATCAATGTGATGCAGACGTTGTGGGAACCGATTCGCTTCTTTGCGAAGCGGAAATTGTTTTGCTTTTGCATGAAATCCTACCCGCATTAGGCATCAATGATTTTACAGTGAAGATCAACAATCGCAAGATCCTGACCGGCATTGCAGATATGATCGGTGCGCACGGCATGGAAGGCCCGCTTTGCGTGGCCATTGATAAACTGGATAAAATAGGAAAAGATAAAGTCGTAGAAGAACTGCTTGAACGCGGTTTTTCAAACGAAAGCCTGACCCAGCTCGATCCCGTTTTCACGCTTTCAGAAGGCGCCGAACCATTTACAGCATTAAAAAACTGGTTGGGAAGCTCCGAAATTGCCATGAAAGGCGTCCAGGAATTGGAAGAAGTTTGGGATTTGGTAAAAGTGCTTGGCCTGGAAAATCCTAAAATCCAGTTTGATGTCACTTTGGCGCGTGGCCTTTCGTATTATACTGGGGCTATTTTTGAAGTCAAAGCGAACAATGTGCAGATCGGAAGCATTTCGGGCGGAGGCCGCTATGATAACCTGACGGGCACTTTCGGTGTTCCGGGCATTTCCGGCGTCGGCATTTCGCTTGGCGTTGACCGGATTTATGATGTGATGGAGGAGCTTAATCTCTTCCCGGAAAACCAAAAGACCGCCACAAAGGTTATGATTTCAAACTTTGACCAGCCAGCATTCCGCTTCGGATTGTCTGTTTTGCCAAAGTTACGAGCAGCAGGCATTAATGCGGAGATTTACCCGGATTCGGTGAAGCTCAAAAAGCAGCTGGATTATGCCGACCGAAAGAACATTCCCTTCGTAGTCCTGATTGGATCAGATGAAATGGAAACCGGACAGCTTACTTTGAAAAATATGAAAACAGGCGAGCAGCAGAAATTGAATGCTGACGACATCATTGCGTCACTCGCCGAAAACAATAACTAA